One window of Acropora palmata chromosome 1, jaAcrPala1.3, whole genome shotgun sequence genomic DNA carries:
- the LOC141879284 gene encoding transmembrane protein 163a-like encodes MEKAEEAGELWMETPILENEKPTSLTTETLKPQEDFGTFPCVSPYDDEGEKKKRKLSVHEKQHWRRAALAVSFASMYVTLMLAIASFVSSGISESSAAFAIAFDAMLGVVSSGVIVWRFYHGVNGDLGPEKERKACLLIATCFILSAIMMFTRAIQFLVSDLEPRQTIALLAISIVGFLCYSIFFWLKFRIAEKLQSLALRIDSIDSACGAAMALGLITSTIIYCERPSIWWLDSGIAIIIALVTFCYGVLIIFKVMWRKERFGIPEEYELF; translated from the coding sequence atggaaaaagcaGAAGAGGCAGGCGAACTATGGATGGAAACTCCGATATTGGAGAACGAAAAGCCGACGAGTTTAACAACAGAAACTTTAAAACCGCAAGAAGACTTCGGCACTTTTCCATGCGTATCTCCATACGACGATGAAGGGGAGAAGAAAAAACGGAAGCTCTCTGTTCATGAGAAGCAACACTGGCGCCGTGCAGCGTTAGCGGTGTCTTTTGCTTCTATGTACGTCACTCTCATGCTTGCAATTGCTTCGTTTGTGAGTTCGGGTATTTCTGAGAGCTCTGCTGCGTTTGCCATCGCCTTTGACGCTATGCTCGGCGTCGTGTCGTCAGGAGTGATCGTCTGGCGTTTTTACCACGGTGTTAACGGCGATTTAGGCCCCGAAAAAGAACGCAAAGCATGTCTTTTGATAGCGACGTGCTTCATTTTATCAGCGATCATGATGTTCACAAGAGCAATCCAGTTCCTTGTCAGTGATTTGGAACCGAGACAAACTATCGCTCTCCTCGCTATCTCAATAGTGGGATTCCTCTGttattctattttcttttggCTCAAATTTCGCATCGCTGAAAAGCTGCAAAGTTTGGCGTTGCGGATTGACTCGATAGACTCAGCCTGTGGTGCGGCCATGGCGCTTGGTTTGATTACAAGCACGATCATTTACTGCGAAAGGCCTTCAATATGGTGGCTTGACTCGGGCATCGCTATCATAATCGCTTTAGTCACCTTTTGCTATGGAGTGCTCATCATTTTTAAAGTGATGTGGAGGAAAGAAAGGTTTGGAATTCCAGAGGAATACGAATTGTTTTGA